The Paraburkholderia sp. ZP32-5 genome includes a window with the following:
- the lpxK gene encoding tetraacyldisaccharide 4'-kinase: MSTLNDRLEARLAREWQQRGPLAWALAPFACVFGAIAAARRAAFSLGWLKAVHIGVPVVVVGNVTVGGTGKTPTVIALVEALRGAGFTPGVVSRGYGARVTTPTPVTPASAARVGGDEPLLIARRTGAPVWVCPDRVAAAQALCAAHRDVDVIVSDDGLQHYRLARDVELVVFDHRLGGNGFLLPAGPLREPLSRRRDATLINDPYARTLPSWPNTFALQLAPADAWHLDTPSLRRPLAQFTGQRVLAAAGIGAPERFFATLRAAGLAPVTRALPDHYAFERNPFTDVDADAILITEKDAVKLGSWHDARIWVVPVEAALDHRLTALVVEKVRGRSPA, translated from the coding sequence ATGAGCACGCTCAATGACCGTCTCGAAGCGCGCCTCGCGCGCGAATGGCAGCAGCGCGGACCGCTCGCCTGGGCGCTCGCGCCGTTCGCCTGCGTATTCGGCGCGATCGCGGCCGCGCGCCGCGCCGCGTTCTCGCTCGGCTGGCTGAAAGCGGTGCATATCGGCGTGCCGGTGGTCGTGGTCGGCAACGTTACCGTAGGCGGGACCGGCAAAACGCCGACCGTCATCGCACTGGTCGAGGCATTGCGCGGCGCCGGCTTCACGCCCGGTGTCGTGTCGCGCGGCTACGGCGCGCGCGTGACCACGCCAACGCCGGTCACGCCGGCTTCGGCGGCACGCGTCGGCGGCGACGAACCGTTGCTGATCGCACGCCGCACCGGCGCGCCGGTGTGGGTCTGTCCGGACCGCGTCGCCGCTGCCCAGGCGCTGTGCGCCGCGCATCGCGACGTCGACGTAATCGTCAGCGACGACGGCCTGCAGCACTACCGCCTCGCGCGCGATGTCGAACTCGTCGTGTTCGATCACCGGCTCGGCGGCAATGGTTTCCTGCTGCCGGCCGGGCCGCTGCGCGAGCCGCTGTCGCGCCGTCGTGACGCGACGCTGATCAACGATCCGTACGCGCGCACGCTGCCCTCATGGCCGAATACGTTCGCGCTGCAACTCGCGCCCGCCGACGCGTGGCATCTCGACACGCCCTCGCTGCGGCGCCCGCTCGCGCAATTCACCGGTCAGCGCGTGCTGGCCGCCGCCGGCATCGGCGCGCCCGAGCGTTTTTTCGCTACGCTGCGCGCGGCCGGCCTCGCGCCCGTGACCCGCGCGCTGCCCGATCACTACGCGTTCGAGCGCAATCCATTCACCGATGTCGACGCCGACGCGATCCTGATCACCGAAAAGGATGCGGTAAAATTAGGGTCCTGGCACGATGCGCGCATCTGGGTAGTCCCGGTCGAAGCCGCGCTCGATCATCGCCTCACTGCATTAGTTGTGGAGAAAGTCCGTGGACGCTCGCCTGCTTGA
- a CDS encoding Trm112 family protein, whose protein sequence is MDARLLEILVCPICKGPLSYDRAAQELICNADKLAYPIRDGIPVMLVDEARQTVEGTPVDLNPGSVA, encoded by the coding sequence GTGGACGCTCGCCTGCTTGAAATTCTCGTCTGCCCGATCTGCAAGGGCCCGCTCAGCTACGACCGCGCCGCGCAGGAACTGATCTGCAACGCGGACAAGCTCGCGTACCCGATCCGCGACGGCATCCCGGTGATGCTGGTCGACGAAGCGCGGCAGACCGTCGAAGGCACGCCGGTCGATCTGAATCCCGGCTCGGTTGCCTGA
- the kdsB gene encoding 3-deoxy-manno-octulosonate cytidylyltransferase, with the protein MTHTAPHPFIAVVPARLASTRLPNKPLADIGGKPMVVRVAERARDSGAQQVLIASDEQAVLDAAHDHGFDAVLTRADHPSGTDRLAEVATRFGWSDDTIVVNVQGDEPLIDPALVRGVAAHLAATGGCAIATAAHPITDPAEIFNPNVVKVVPDARGVALYFSRAPIPWARDAWQPHWPNVASMPAPPAPAVVYRHIGLYAYRAKFLRTYPSLAISPIEQVEALEQLRAMWHGERIAVLVTHDVPLPGVDTPADLARVRALFGS; encoded by the coding sequence ATGACCCACACTGCCCCCCACCCGTTTATCGCCGTCGTGCCGGCTCGCCTCGCGTCGACGCGTCTGCCCAACAAGCCGCTCGCCGATATCGGCGGTAAGCCGATGGTCGTGCGGGTCGCGGAGCGCGCACGCGACTCGGGCGCGCAACAGGTGCTGATCGCATCGGACGAGCAGGCGGTGCTCGACGCCGCGCACGACCATGGCTTCGACGCCGTGCTGACGCGCGCCGACCATCCGTCGGGCACCGATCGTCTCGCGGAAGTCGCGACGCGCTTCGGCTGGAGCGACGACACGATCGTCGTCAACGTGCAAGGCGACGAGCCGCTGATCGACCCGGCGCTGGTGCGCGGCGTTGCCGCGCATCTCGCGGCAACCGGCGGCTGCGCGATCGCCACCGCCGCGCATCCGATCACCGATCCCGCCGAAATTTTCAATCCGAACGTCGTCAAGGTCGTGCCCGACGCGCGCGGCGTCGCACTGTATTTCTCGCGAGCGCCGATCCCGTGGGCGCGCGACGCGTGGCAGCCGCACTGGCCGAACGTCGCGTCGATGCCCGCGCCGCCGGCGCCCGCGGTCGTCTATCGGCACATCGGCCTGTACGCGTATCGCGCGAAATTTCTGCGCACGTACCCGAGCCTCGCGATCTCGCCGATCGAGCAGGTCGAAGCGCTCGAACAATTGCGCGCCATGTGGCATGGCGAACGCATCGCGGTGCTCGTCACGCATGACGTGCCTCTGCCCGGCGTCGACACCCCCGCCGATCTGGCGCGCGTACGGGCTTTATTCGGGTCTTGA
- the adk gene encoding adenylate kinase, with translation MRLILLGAPGAGKGTQANFIKEKFGIPQISTGDMLRAAVKAGTPLGLEAKRFMDAGELVTDELIINLVKERLQQPDCANGYLFDGFPRTIPQAEAMKQAGVAIDYVLEIDVPFDEIIVRMSGRRSHPASGRTYHVKFNPPKVEGVDDVTGEPLIQRDDDKEETVKKRLEVYESQTKPLIEYYNNWAKNGDASSSLKAPQYRRISGLGSVDEIRTRAFDALK, from the coding sequence ATGCGTTTGATCCTGTTGGGTGCACCGGGCGCTGGCAAGGGCACTCAAGCAAACTTCATCAAGGAAAAGTTCGGCATCCCGCAAATCTCGACCGGCGACATGCTGCGCGCGGCCGTCAAGGCGGGCACGCCGCTCGGTCTCGAAGCGAAGCGCTTCATGGACGCAGGCGAACTGGTTACCGACGAACTGATCATCAATCTGGTGAAGGAGCGTCTGCAGCAGCCGGACTGCGCGAACGGCTATCTGTTCGACGGCTTCCCGCGCACGATTCCGCAAGCCGAAGCGATGAAGCAGGCCGGCGTCGCGATCGACTACGTGCTCGAAATCGACGTGCCGTTCGACGAGATCATCGTGCGCATGAGCGGCCGCCGCTCGCACCCTGCTTCGGGCCGCACCTATCACGTCAAGTTCAATCCGCCGAAGGTCGAAGGCGTTGACGACGTGACCGGCGAGCCGCTGATCCAGCGCGACGACGACAAGGAAGAGACCGTCAAGAAGCGTCTGGAAGTTTATGAATCGCAAACCAAGCCGCTGATCGAGTACTACAACAACTGGGCGAAGAACGGCGATGCGTCGAGTTCGCTGAAGGCGCCGCAATACCGCCGTATTTCGGGCCTCGGCAGTGTCGATGAAATCCGTACACGCGCGTTCGATGCGCTGAAGTAA
- a CDS encoding 3-hydroxyacyl-CoA dehydrogenase, with product MEIRDNVFLITGGASGLGAATARLIVENSGKVVLADLNLDAGEALAKELGGVFVKCDVSREEDALKAVEAATKLGTLRGLVNCAGVAPASKTVGKDGPHPLELFARTISINLIGTFNMIRLAAAQMSKNEPNAYGERGVIINTASVAAYDGQIGQAAYAASKGGVVGMTLPIARDLSRNAIRVMTIAPGIFETPMLLGMPQEVQDALGAMVPFPPRLGKPAEYAMLAKQIFDNPMLNGEVIRLDGAIRMQPK from the coding sequence ATGGAGATTCGTGACAACGTGTTCCTGATCACCGGCGGTGCATCGGGACTGGGCGCCGCCACCGCGCGCCTCATCGTCGAGAACAGCGGCAAGGTCGTGCTCGCCGATCTGAATCTGGACGCGGGCGAGGCGCTCGCGAAGGAACTCGGCGGCGTGTTCGTCAAATGCGATGTGAGCCGAGAAGAGGATGCGCTCAAGGCCGTCGAAGCCGCGACGAAGCTTGGTACGCTGCGCGGTCTGGTCAATTGCGCGGGCGTCGCGCCGGCTTCGAAAACGGTCGGCAAGGATGGCCCGCATCCGCTCGAACTGTTTGCGCGCACGATCTCGATCAATCTGATCGGCACGTTCAACATGATCCGGCTGGCCGCGGCGCAGATGTCGAAGAACGAGCCGAACGCCTATGGCGAGCGCGGCGTGATCATCAACACGGCATCGGTAGCCGCGTACGACGGCCAGATCGGTCAGGCCGCGTACGCCGCGTCGAAGGGCGGCGTGGTCGGCATGACGCTGCCGATCGCACGCGATCTGTCGCGCAACGCGATCCGCGTGATGACGATCGCCCCCGGCATCTTCGAAACGCCGATGCTGCTCGGCATGCCGCAGGAAGTGCAGGACGCGCTTGGCGCGATGGTGCCGTTCCCGCCGCGCCTCGGCAAACCGGCGGAATACGCGATGCTCGCGAAGCAGATCTTCGACAATCCGATGCTCAACGGCGAAGTGATCCGTCTGGACGGCGCGATCCGCATGCAGCCGAAGTAA
- a CDS encoding SirB1 family protein, with translation MTRVLDYFSTLVADDESLPLTETALSLAQDAYPDLDLQGALAEIDELVLRLRRRMPEDADIRQKVGILNRFFFRELGFASNLNDYYDPDNSHLNVVLKRRRGIPISLAVLYLEMAEQIGIPVRGVSFPGHFLLRVTTPDGDVMLDPTTGHSLSESQMVEMLEPYVASAGDSIGRALRMLLQPATRREIVARMLRNLKATYLQTERWQRLLAVQQRLVILLPENIEEVRDRGFAYARLDYLRPALEDLESYLGDRPDAEDATVVESQLHELRQRTRQDGGA, from the coding sequence ATGACGCGGGTTCTCGACTATTTCAGCACGCTCGTTGCCGACGACGAAAGTTTGCCGTTGACGGAGACGGCGTTGTCGCTCGCGCAGGATGCTTATCCCGACCTCGATCTGCAAGGCGCGCTCGCCGAGATCGATGAACTGGTGCTGCGCTTGCGGCGCCGCATGCCGGAAGACGCCGACATCCGTCAGAAGGTCGGCATTCTGAATCGCTTTTTCTTCCGTGAGCTCGGCTTCGCGAGCAATCTGAACGATTACTACGACCCCGACAACAGTCATCTGAACGTCGTGCTGAAGCGCCGCCGTGGTATTCCGATTTCGCTCGCGGTGCTGTATCTGGAGATGGCCGAGCAAATCGGCATTCCGGTGCGCGGCGTGTCGTTTCCGGGCCACTTCCTGCTGCGCGTGACGACCCCCGACGGCGACGTGATGCTCGATCCGACCACCGGCCATTCGCTGTCTGAGTCGCAGATGGTCGAAATGCTGGAGCCGTATGTGGCATCGGCCGGCGATTCGATCGGCCGCGCGCTGCGCATGCTGCTGCAGCCGGCCACGCGCCGCGAGATCGTCGCGCGGATGCTGCGCAATCTGAAGGCGACCTATCTGCAGACCGAGCGCTGGCAGCGTCTGCTCGCGGTGCAGCAGCGACTCGTGATCCTGCTGCCGGAGAATATCGAGGAAGTGCGCGATCGCGGCTTTGCGTACGCGCGGCTCGACTACCTGCGTCCGGCGCTCGAAGATCTCGAAAGTTATCTGGGCGACCGCCCCGATGCGGAAGATGCGACGGTGGTCGAGTCGCAGTTGCATGAGCTGCGGCAGCGCACGCGGCAGGACGGTGGCGCATAG
- the murJ gene encoding murein biosynthesis integral membrane protein MurJ encodes MNLFRALLTVSGFTLLSRVTGLARETLIARAFGASQYTDAFYVAFRIPNLLRRISAEGAFSQAFVPILAEFKNQQGHDATKALVDATSTVLAWALAVLSVIGVVGASGVVFVVASGLAHEGHAYQLAVAMTRIMFPYIIFISLTSLASGVLNTYKNFSLPAFAPVLLNVAFIVAAVFVAPRLQTPVYALAWAVIVGGVLQFIVQLPGLKKIDMVPRIGLNPLRALAHRGVKRVLAKMVPAMFAVSVAQISLIINTNIASRIGPGAVSWINYADRLMEFPTALLGVALGTILLPSLSKAHVDADPHEYSSLLDWGLRVTFLLAAPSAVALFFFAQPLTAVLFNYGKFDGNSVVMVSRALSAYGVGLIGLILIKILAPGFYAKQDIKTPVKIGVGVLIVTQLSNYVFVPVFSHAGLTLSVGLGACVNALLLFLGLRKRGIYMPSRGWLKFFVQLLGACLVLAGAMRWLAISFDWIGMHSQPVDRMVLLGACLVLFAALYFGMLWLMGFKYAYFKRRVK; translated from the coding sequence ATGAATCTATTCCGAGCCCTGCTGACGGTCAGCGGCTTCACGCTGCTGTCGCGCGTGACCGGACTGGCCCGTGAAACGCTGATCGCCCGTGCGTTCGGCGCCAGTCAATACACCGACGCTTTCTACGTCGCCTTCCGCATTCCCAATCTGCTGCGCCGCATTTCCGCCGAGGGAGCGTTCTCGCAAGCCTTCGTGCCGATCCTCGCCGAGTTCAAGAACCAGCAAGGTCATGACGCGACCAAGGCGCTCGTCGACGCGACCTCGACCGTGCTCGCGTGGGCGCTCGCCGTACTGTCGGTGATCGGCGTGGTCGGCGCATCGGGCGTCGTGTTCGTCGTCGCGTCGGGTCTCGCGCACGAGGGCCACGCGTATCAGCTCGCGGTCGCGATGACGCGCATCATGTTCCCGTACATCATTTTCATCTCGCTGACGTCGCTCGCGTCCGGCGTGCTGAATACGTACAAGAACTTCTCGCTGCCCGCGTTCGCGCCGGTGCTGCTGAACGTCGCGTTCATCGTCGCGGCGGTGTTCGTCGCTCCGCGCCTGCAAACTCCGGTCTACGCGCTCGCGTGGGCGGTGATCGTCGGCGGCGTGCTGCAGTTCATCGTGCAGTTGCCGGGTCTGAAGAAAATCGACATGGTGCCGCGCATCGGCCTGAATCCGCTGCGCGCGCTCGCGCATCGCGGTGTGAAGCGGGTGCTCGCGAAGATGGTGCCGGCGATGTTCGCGGTCTCGGTCGCGCAGATCAGTCTGATCATCAATACGAACATCGCGTCGCGCATCGGGCCCGGCGCGGTGTCGTGGATCAATTACGCGGATCGGCTGATGGAGTTCCCGACCGCGCTGCTCGGCGTCGCGCTTGGCACGATCCTGCTGCCGAGCCTGTCGAAAGCACACGTCGACGCCGATCCGCACGAGTATTCGTCGCTGCTCGACTGGGGCCTGCGCGTGACGTTCCTGCTCGCCGCGCCGAGCGCGGTCGCGCTGTTCTTCTTCGCGCAACCGCTGACCGCGGTGCTGTTCAACTACGGCAAGTTCGACGGCAACTCGGTCGTGATGGTGAGCCGCGCGCTTTCCGCTTACGGCGTCGGGCTGATCGGCCTGATCCTGATCAAGATTCTCGCGCCCGGCTTCTACGCGAAGCAGGACATCAAGACGCCGGTAAAAATCGGCGTCGGCGTGCTGATCGTCACGCAGCTGAGCAACTATGTGTTCGTGCCGGTGTTCTCGCATGCAGGCTTGACGCTGAGCGTCGGGCTCGGCGCTTGTGTGAACGCGCTGCTACTGTTCCTCGGTCTGCGCAAGCGCGGCATCTATATGCCGTCGCGCGGTTGGCTCAAATTCTTCGTGCAACTGCTCGGTGCCTGCCTCGTGCTCGCCGGGGCGATGCGCTGGCTCGCGATCAGCTTCGACTGGATCGGCATGCATAGTCAGCCGGTCGACCGTATGGTGCTGCTCGGCGCGTGTCTCGTGCTGTTCGCCGCGCTATATTTCGGTATGCTCTGGCTGATGGGCTTCAAGTACGCGTATTTCAAAAGGCGGGTGAAGTGA
- the rpsT gene encoding 30S ribosomal protein S20 — MANSAQARKRARQAAKANSHNSALRSKFRTAIKAVRKAIDAGDQAKAAEIFKASSKTIDIIADKNIIHKNKAARHKSRLAAAVKGLQAPAAQ, encoded by the coding sequence ATGGCTAACTCCGCACAAGCACGCAAGCGCGCCCGTCAGGCCGCGAAGGCAAACTCGCACAACTCGGCACTGCGCTCGAAGTTCCGCACGGCTATCAAGGCCGTTCGCAAGGCAATCGACGCAGGCGATCAGGCTAAGGCAGCAGAAATCTTCAAGGCATCGTCGAAGACCATCGACATCATCGCCGACAAGAACATCATCCACAAGAACAAGGCAGCTCGCCACAAGAGCCGCCTCGCTGCAGCCGTCAAGGGTCTGCAAGCGCCCGCAGCGCAGTAA
- a CDS encoding DUF3579 domain-containing protein: protein MAEAAPIEYFIQGITSTGKRFRPSDWSERLAGVMSCFGPGVRKGPNAYMQYSVYVRPTMIGDLKCVILDSRLRDIEPMAFDFVLNFAKDNDLVVTEACELELEHAPPPQAKRHVI, encoded by the coding sequence ATGGCCGAAGCAGCTCCAATCGAATATTTCATTCAGGGCATCACGTCGACCGGAAAAAGATTTCGGCCGAGCGACTGGTCCGAGCGGCTCGCAGGTGTGATGTCGTGCTTTGGGCCCGGTGTGAGGAAGGGGCCGAACGCCTATATGCAGTACTCGGTGTATGTGCGGCCGACCATGATCGGTGATCTCAAATGCGTGATTCTCGATTCGCGTCTGCGTGACATCGAGCCGATGGCTTTCGATTTCGTGCTCAACTTCGCGAAAGACAACGACCTCGTCGTGACCGAGGCATGCGAGTTGGAACTCGAACATGCGCCGCCGCCGCAAGCCAAAAGGCACGTGATCTAA
- the argF gene encoding ornithine carbamoyltransferase produces MTAKKIRHYLQFKDFSLEDYEYVLERARILKRKFKNYETYHPLHDRTLAMIFEKNSTRTRLSFEAGIFQLGGHAVFMSTRDTQLGRGEPIEDAAQVISRMVDIIMIRTFGQDIIERFAENSRVPVINGLTNEYHPCQVLADIFTYFEHRGPIRGKTVAWVGDANNMLYTWIEAAQIIGFKLRLSTPPGYKLDRALVSAESAPFYEEFDDPNEACAGADLVTTDVWTSMGFEAENEARKKAFADWCVDAEMMARANPDALFMHCLPAHRGEEVSAEVIDGPQSVVWDEAENRLHVQKALMEFLLLGKLNH; encoded by the coding sequence ATGACCGCCAAGAAAATTCGCCACTACCTGCAGTTCAAGGATTTCTCGCTGGAAGACTACGAGTACGTGCTGGAACGCGCGCGCATCCTGAAACGCAAATTCAAGAACTACGAGACCTATCACCCGCTGCACGACCGCACGCTGGCGATGATCTTCGAGAAGAATTCGACGCGCACGCGTCTGTCGTTCGAAGCCGGCATCTTCCAGCTTGGCGGCCACGCGGTGTTCATGAGCACGCGCGACACGCAGCTCGGCCGTGGCGAGCCGATCGAAGATGCCGCGCAGGTGATCTCGCGGATGGTCGACATCATCATGATCCGCACGTTCGGCCAGGACATCATCGAACGCTTTGCCGAAAATTCGCGCGTGCCGGTGATCAACGGGCTCACCAACGAATACCACCCGTGCCAGGTGCTCGCAGATATCTTCACGTACTTCGAGCATCGCGGCCCGATTCGCGGCAAGACGGTCGCGTGGGTCGGCGACGCCAACAACATGCTGTACACGTGGATCGAAGCCGCGCAGATCATCGGCTTCAAGCTGCGCCTGTCGACGCCGCCCGGCTACAAGCTCGACCGCGCGCTCGTCTCAGCGGAAAGCGCGCCGTTCTACGAGGAATTCGATGACCCGAACGAGGCCTGCGCGGGCGCCGACCTCGTCACGACCGACGTCTGGACCAGCATGGGCTTCGAGGCCGAGAACGAAGCGCGCAAGAAGGCGTTCGCCGACTGGTGCGTCGATGCCGAAATGATGGCGCGCGCCAATCCAGACGCGCTCTTCATGCATTGCCTGCCCGCGCACCGCGGCGAAGAAGTCAGCGCGGAAGTGATCGACGGGCCGCAAAGCGTGGTGTGGGATGAAGCCGAAAACCGTCTGCACGTGCAGAAGGCATTGATGGAATTTTTGCTGCTCGGCAAGCTGAATCACTGA
- the murB gene encoding UDP-N-acetylmuramate dehydrogenase, giving the protein MSQPDFPAGSENHASSFAAPLIAGYPLKTHNTFGFDVRAQFACLIEHEAQLLAAVRDPRVAGLPRLVLGGGSNVVLSGDFAGLVLLVALRGRRVIREDRDAWYVEAGGGEPWHDFVAWTLAQGLPGLENLALIPGTVGAAPIQNIGAYGLEMCERFASLRAIELATGEVVELDAQACRFGYRDSFFKREGRERFVITSVTFRLPKAWQARAGYADLARELAARGYAAGTGQTEGVDGAGVVSGEAKQPTAQAIFDAVVAVRRAKLPDPLKLGNAGSFFKNPVIDAEQFDALKHREPDVVSYPQPDGRVKLAAGWLIDRCGWKGRAIGAAAVHERQALVLVNRGGASGAEVLALAKAIQCDVQERFGVELEAEPVCL; this is encoded by the coding sequence ATGTCCCAACCTGATTTTCCGGCCGGCTCCGAGAACCACGCGTCCAGCTTCGCTGCGCCGCTGATTGCCGGCTATCCGCTGAAAACCCACAACACGTTTGGCTTCGACGTGCGCGCGCAGTTTGCGTGCCTGATCGAACATGAAGCGCAGTTGCTGGCGGCAGTGCGCGATCCGCGTGTCGCCGGCCTGCCGCGCCTCGTGCTCGGCGGCGGCAGCAATGTCGTGTTGAGCGGCGATTTCGCCGGACTGGTGCTGCTGGTGGCACTGCGGGGCCGTCGTGTCATACGCGAGGATCGGGACGCGTGGTACGTCGAGGCGGGCGGCGGTGAACCGTGGCATGACTTCGTCGCATGGACGTTGGCGCAAGGCCTGCCCGGTCTCGAAAATCTCGCGCTGATTCCGGGCACGGTCGGCGCCGCGCCGATTCAGAACATCGGCGCGTACGGGCTCGAGATGTGCGAGCGCTTCGCGTCGCTGCGGGCGATCGAGCTCGCGACTGGCGAAGTCGTCGAACTGGATGCGCAGGCATGCCGGTTCGGTTATCGCGATAGCTTTTTCAAGCGGGAAGGGCGCGAGCGTTTCGTGATCACGTCGGTGACGTTTCGTCTGCCGAAGGCGTGGCAAGCGCGTGCCGGCTATGCGGATCTCGCGCGCGAGCTGGCCGCGCGGGGTTATGCGGCGGGTACGGGGCAAACCGAGGGCGTCGATGGCGCTGGCGTCGTGAGCGGTGAGGCGAAGCAGCCGACTGCCCAGGCGATCTTCGACGCAGTCGTGGCCGTACGGCGCGCGAAGCTACCCGATCCGCTCAAGCTCGGCAATGCGGGGAGCTTCTTCAAGAATCCGGTGATCGATGCGGAACAGTTCGACGCGCTGAAGCACCGCGAGCCGGACGTCGTGTCGTATCCGCAGCCGGACGGGCGCGTGAAGCTTGCCGCGGGCTGGTTGATAGATCGATGCGGCTGGAAAGGCCGGGCAATCGGCGCGGCGGCTGTGCATGAGCGGCAGGCGCTGGTGCTGGTGAATCGCGGCGGCGCAAGCGGTGCGGAGGTGCTGGCGCTTGCGAAGGCGATTCAGTGTGACGTGCAGGAAAGATTTGGCGTAGAGCTGGAGGCGGAGCCGGTTTGCCTATGA